The Solibacillus sp. FSL R7-0668 genome includes the window TGAACTTGCTAATGCTTCCTTGGAGCCTGTATACGCCTTAAACTCTGGAGCTGCCTGTTTCATTGTTATAAAAACATCCCCTTCAGTAGAGGTGTTTAGTTTAATTGGTAATATACCCGCATTTGTTTCGATTGTTAAAGTCGTTTTATTTTGTAGCATGCCTTTTTCTTTAAAAGCAAAAACAGTTGCCATCGATGCATGACCGCATAAATTCATTTCATGTCCGGGTGTAAAAAAACGGATTCTAAGGTCTGCTATATCAGATTTCACAGGAAAAGCCGTTTCATTAAAGCCAACTTTAAATGCGATTTCTTGCATTTCGGATTCCGTTAACTCTTCCCCGTTAAAAACAACTCCAGCTGGATTGCCCATATTCGGTTCTTTACTAAATGTATCATAATGGTACACTTTTATTGATTTCATAGATTATTCCTCCAAATCAATTGAATAAGTGAATGTAATTTCAGATTTATTATTCAAGAATGGACATTACAGTAATACTCCAGACAATTAATACAAAAGTACCTGTTATATAGCCCATTTAAAGCCAACACTTATTCAAAGTAATGAAAACACCAAACAACAAGAAATATACTCATTATCCCCCAAGCGGTGGTAGCCCATATCCACCAAATTACGGATTTTGCCTTTGATGCATTTCCCTCGTCTTCCTTATTTGCTTTAATAAAAGCGACCTTACTTTCCATATCTTTTTTCATAGAAATAAGAACTACAAATCCAATTAATATGAAACCAATAGTTATCCAAAGTAATAGATTCACCTTTACACTCCCTTTAATGAAACTACATTTGCATTTACAGGTTCATTTTAGTGTGATAATCCAGATTTCGCTGTTATATTAAGAGTTCCAGTTTTTTGTACTTGTCATCAAGTAAAATGAGCAATTATCGGCGGTAATACTAGAAAAATAACTCCAATTATATTGAATAGTTGAGAGGCCTTTCTTGGCAATTTTTCTTTACCTTACCCGTCATACCATCCGCTAAATTGAAATTTATTTCGATACATTGCAAAAATAAGAATCAATAAGGCAATGAAGCTTATCCAGCTCCATTGCCAATAGTCAAGTACAGGTTTTCGAAAAAGTTTGCTAAAATCGCAAATATAATTAGGAAAATAAACATAACTCGTAATATCTCAAGTATGATCCTCATTTATTCCACTTAGCCTTTACTTTTCACCCAAAGTTAAATCCAAATTTTCTCAAAATATAAAAAGTCGAACCGAGAACAATTGGGGGCGCAATGAGTAAGTAGAACAGGTTTTTAGGCATGAGCATATTATAGAAATAGAAAAATAGCGTTACCAAGATAAAGACAATTGTAATGCCTAAAATTTTTTTCATTAATCCAGTTCAAATAATGCTAATGCAAAGATTTTTGCAAATTGCGCACGTGTTAACTCGCCTTTTGGATTAAAATTGCCTTTTTCGCCTTCAACGATTCCTAATTTTTGTAAAATGTTAATTGACTTCAGTGCTTCTGGATTCATTTTTTGTACGTCTTTAAATGTTGAATTGCCCTGTAATGCATCGGTATCGAATCCTTCTAGCTCTAAAAACTGCCCAATCACATAGGCCATTTCTTCACGTGTTACGGCTTTATTTGGCTCGAATTGACTGCCTTTAAAAATGGATAATACGCCTTGATTTTCTAAAATCACCACTTCTTTTGCTCCCCAAAAGTTCGTTAAATCTGTATAGCTTGAAGAAGTGTAATCTTCATCGTCGTCAAGCTCAAAGCCAGCTGCGCGGAATACCATTGCCACTAATTGACCACGCGTCACTTTACCATTCGGATCAAAGGTTGTTTCCGTAATGCCGCCAATTATTTCAGCTTGGTACAGCACTTGGATATAGCTTTCTGCCCAATGGCCAATGGTATCCTTGAAATTACCACCCGCACGTAACTCGAACCCATCCTCGCCTACG containing:
- a CDS encoding S-layer homology domain-containing protein, whose protein sequence is MKKWLFAGVLSIGVFASGVTIQAQATETTIAPKVYTAAVAKEVATITYQDLYKIFKIAELEDDGIQTTMDTKKGHFIVKMPIAALIDAEDDDSLKEAYAEYEKLFGKAAQLKFTPKGNSFYAEIYTAGQWVKFGEEEKAAFIAEIVGEDGFELRAGGNFKDTIGHWAESYIQVLYQAEIIGGITETTFDPNGKVTRGQLVAMVFRAAGFELDDDEDYTSSSYTDLTNFWGAKEVVILENQGVLSIFKGSQFEPNKAVTREEMAYVIGQFLELEGFDTDALQGNSTFKDVQKMNPEALKSINILQKLGIVEGEKGNFNPKGELTRAQFAKIFALALFELD